The following nucleotide sequence is from candidate division WOR-3 bacterium.
ATGTAGCAGACATAATCACAGCTCAACTTTTTTACCTTGAGGCAGAAGATCCTAAAAAGGATATTTACTTTTACATAAACAGTCCAGGAGGTGTGGTAACAGCTGGATTAGCTATTTATGATGTTATGCAATATATAGCCTGTGATGTAGTAACTATTTGCATAGGGCAGGCAGCATCAATGGCTGCGGTGCTACTTGCAGGAGGCAAAAAAGGAAAGAGAATGGCTCTTCCTAATGCAAGAATAATGATTCATCAACCACTGGGAGGTGCTCAAGGACAAGCGAAAGACCTTGAGATACAGGCAAGGGAAGTAAACAGAATAAAAGGAGTTATTAACAAAATTTTATCTTATCATACAGGACAGCCTATTGAAGTTATTGAAAGAGATACAGATAGAGACTTTTTTATGACAGCTGAAGAAGCAGTAAAGTATGGGTTGATTGATAAGGTTATATATAAAAAAACTTAATGTATGAGATTAGATATGAAAAACTTAAGAGCATCTGCTCTTACAGACAAGGGGGTAGTGAGACAAAACAATGAAGATGCCTTTTTTATTGATGAAGAAAGAGGTATCTTCATCGTAGCAGATGGTATGGGAGGTCATAATGCAGGGGAGGTGGCAAGCAGTCTGGCTGTAACTACTATTAAAGATTTTCTTTATAAAAAAGGAGATATACAG
It contains:
- the clpP gene encoding ATP-dependent Clp endopeptidase proteolytic subunit ClpP — translated: MGILKVPYVIEQTPAGIRHVDIYSRLLSERMIFLTGEINDDVADIITAQLFYLEAEDPKKDIYFYINSPGGVVTAGLAIYDVMQYIACDVVTICIGQAASMAAVLLAGGKKGKRMALPNARIMIHQPLGGAQGQAKDLEIQAREVNRIKGVINKILSYHTGQPIEVIERDTDRDFFMTAEEAVKYGLIDKVIYKKT